The Parafrankia discariae genome includes a window with the following:
- a CDS encoding helix-turn-helix domain-containing protein has product MIAGTVAAGGGVAPTRAAGYRPESAGPPVEPVAPPLRRLIGGVLRRLRQAQGRTLRDVAEAAQVSMPYLSEVERGRKEASSEVLAAICRALNIRLVDLLAEVMAELVRYEPLPLTTATPTASPGARVATAAADLDVVAGTPATAHAATAHVTAVHPSATLGSVALGGPDAGAGVVHASASVHLVVARRGRAVRRVPGHRRRGGTIRLAARPGPGRPPAHPGALVRRRSCWAVQSVGALPTTRGAVGTTAHVQRVR; this is encoded by the coding sequence ATGATCGCCGGAACAGTGGCCGCGGGTGGCGGTGTCGCTCCGACACGGGCCGCCGGCTACCGGCCCGAGAGCGCCGGCCCGCCTGTGGAGCCGGTCGCGCCGCCGCTGCGCAGGCTGATCGGTGGGGTGCTGCGTCGGCTCCGCCAGGCGCAGGGCCGCACGTTGCGGGACGTCGCCGAGGCCGCGCAGGTCTCCATGCCCTACCTCTCGGAGGTGGAACGCGGTCGCAAGGAGGCCTCCTCGGAGGTACTGGCCGCGATCTGCCGGGCGCTCAACATCAGACTGGTCGACCTCCTCGCCGAGGTGATGGCCGAGCTGGTCCGCTACGAGCCGCTGCCGCTGACGACCGCCACCCCCACCGCCTCTCCCGGGGCCCGGGTAGCGACGGCCGCGGCCGACCTGGATGTCGTCGCGGGAACGCCGGCCACGGCGCACGCGGCCACGGCGCACGTGACGGCGGTCCATCCGTCCGCGACGCTCGGTTCCGTGGCGCTCGGCGGCCCGGATGCCGGAGCCGGTGTGGTGCATGCCTCGGCGAGCGTCCATCTCGTTGTCGCCCGGCGTGGCCGGGCGGTCCGCCGGGTTCCGGGCCACCGCCGTCGAGGGGGCACGATCCGGCTCGCCGCCCGACCGGGTCCGGGGCGTCCGCCGGCCCACCCGGGTGCTCTCGTGCGCCGCCGTTCGTGCTGGGCCGTCCAGTCGGTCGGCGCGCTCCCCACGACGCGCGGGGCGGTGGGGACGACA